Proteins encoded within one genomic window of Nonomuraea gerenzanensis:
- a CDS encoding helix-turn-helix domain-containing protein encodes MDQLFTVPEAAELLSTSVRFVRRLIAERRIEFVKVGRHVRIRESALIAFVVAGTVAPMTTFDATGRAA; translated from the coding sequence TTGGACCAACTGTTCACCGTCCCGGAAGCGGCCGAACTGCTCAGCACCTCGGTTCGCTTCGTCCGCCGACTGATCGCCGAACGCCGGATCGAGTTCGTCAAGGTCGGGCGGCACGTCCGCATCCGAGAGTCCGCACTGATCGCCTTCGTCGTCGCTGGGACCGTCGCGCCCATGACGACCTTCGACGCAACCGGGAGGGCCGCCTGA
- a CDS encoding tyrosine-type recombinase/integrase, protein MANKENHRRFGNIRKRESGRYQIRYPAPDGRMRTGTDTYERKSDAERALSLIEAQIIKGEWNDPERGKVKLRDYAETWIAQRPGLRPRTVDLYRWLLKKHITPHLGSVPIAKISTSAVRQWRADLLDNGVSVSMAAKAYRLLRAVLMTAADDRVIPQNPCRIRGAGDEHAQERPVLTVSQVFELADRVGLRPIGNVRKIKDGAYRLRFQRHGAMRTHPEIFHARAAAERALWKMAMDGKADSTQDRRFRAMVLLATFASLRWGEVSALRRMDVDLKARTVRVRVAFVERSASGLVLGPPKSKAGRRTVGIPQSIVPVLQEHMNTYVQDEPGALMFPAAKGGPIRRSGFNTRTQWVDVVSEMGLPGLHFHDLRHTGNMLAAESGAGLKDLMARMGHDNVRAAMIYQHAVRGADEAITNAIDRQLEARDDDDDEGTAGALVPAG, encoded by the coding sequence ATGGCCAACAAGGAGAACCACCGCCGTTTCGGCAACATCCGCAAGCGGGAGTCCGGGCGGTACCAGATCCGCTATCCCGCACCGGACGGCCGGATGCGTACGGGCACCGACACCTACGAACGCAAGTCCGACGCGGAACGGGCGCTGTCACTCATCGAGGCACAGATCATCAAGGGCGAATGGAACGATCCAGAACGCGGCAAGGTCAAGCTGCGCGACTACGCCGAAACTTGGATCGCCCAACGCCCCGGCCTGCGTCCCCGGACCGTCGATCTCTATCGCTGGCTGCTCAAGAAGCACATCACGCCACATCTCGGCAGCGTCCCGATAGCCAAGATCAGCACTTCGGCCGTTCGGCAGTGGCGGGCTGACCTGCTCGACAACGGAGTATCGGTGAGCATGGCGGCCAAGGCGTACCGGCTGCTGCGAGCCGTACTGATGACCGCCGCCGACGACCGCGTCATCCCACAGAATCCGTGCCGGATCCGCGGAGCAGGCGACGAGCACGCACAAGAGCGTCCCGTGCTCACTGTCTCCCAGGTGTTCGAACTGGCCGACCGGGTCGGGCTACGTCCGATCGGCAATGTCCGCAAGATCAAGGACGGGGCATACCGGCTGCGCTTCCAACGGCACGGCGCGATGCGTACCCATCCGGAGATCTTCCACGCGCGTGCGGCGGCTGAGCGTGCACTGTGGAAGATGGCCATGGATGGAAAGGCCGACTCCACCCAGGACCGGAGGTTCCGTGCGATGGTGCTGCTGGCCACCTTCGCGAGCCTGCGTTGGGGTGAGGTCAGCGCACTACGCCGGATGGACGTCGATCTCAAGGCACGTACGGTCCGCGTCCGGGTCGCCTTCGTCGAGCGCTCCGCAAGCGGGCTGGTGCTGGGACCTCCCAAGTCCAAGGCCGGACGCCGGACGGTCGGCATCCCACAGAGCATCGTCCCCGTCCTGCAAGAGCACATGAACACCTACGTCCAGGACGAGCCGGGCGCCCTCATGTTCCCAGCGGCCAAGGGCGGCCCGATACGCCGCAGCGGCTTCAACACCCGCACACAATGGGTGGACGTCGTCTCGGAGATGGGCCTGCCGGGACTCCACTTCCACGATCTGCGGCACACGGGCAACATGCTGGCCGCCGAGTCCGGCGCGGGCCTCAAGGACCTCATGGCTCGCATGGGGCACGACAACGTACGGGCGGCCATGATTTACCAGCACGCGGTCAGAGGAGCCGACGAGGCGATCACTAACGCCATCGATCGGCAACTCGAAGCACGGGACGATGACGACGACGAGGGCACGGCGGGCGCGCTGGTCCCAGCAGGGTGA